The stretch of DNA GAATACGAAGGGAGTTTGGAAGACGTCAAAGTGATTCTCTGGAAAGGGCATTGCTCGGTGCATGAGAATTTCACCGTGCAAAATATTATCCATGTCCGCGAAGAGTATCCTGATATGCGCGTCATCGTCCATCCCGAATGCACGCGCGAGGTCGTTGAACTGTCGGACGACAATGGGTCGACAAAATATATCATCGATGCGATCGAAAACGCGGAACCGGGCAGCCAGTGGGCGATCGGGACGGAGATGAACCTCGTCAACCGGTTAATTCAGAATCATCCAGATAAAAAGATCATTTCACTCAATCCGAGCATGTGCCCGTGTTTGACGATGAACCGCATCGACCTGCCACATCTGCTTTGGAGCTTGGAAAGTATTGTGGCGGGAGAACCGGTCAATCGCATTACTGTTGACAAAGATACGGCGGATGCTGCTATCGCCGCATTGGATCGCATGCTGGCGAGAGCTTGATAGAAGAGTGTCCGAATTGGCGTTAGCGGGCTGTTTTCCTCGATTTCATTCAATCATGCACTACTTTTATCATTTGCGGGGTATACCAATAATGATAAGTATGTATTGGATTTGAAGATCGAGGAGGAATGACCATGGAGTGGAAAGGAAGAAGAGGCAGTTCGAATGTGGAGGATCGGCGAGGCCGCGGCGGGGGAATGATGATCGGCGGCGGACTCGGCGGCATCGTGCTGGTGCTCCTCGTCATGTTCCTAGGCGGCGATCCGGGGGAGCTGCTTGGGAATATGGGAGGTTCCAACGGGACGGAAAGTCAAATCGCCTACCAAGAGACCGAACAGGAAAGAGAGCTGGCTGATTTCGTTTCGGTCGTCCTCGCGGATACCGAAGACGTTTGGACTTCCATTTTCGAAGAGAAAGGATTTGTTTATAAGAACCCGACACTGGTCCTTTACACGGACAGTGTGCAATCCGCCTGCGGAACCGCTGCAGCTGCGGTAGGTCCGTTCTACTGTCCTGGCGACCAAAAGCTCTATATTGACCTCAGTTTCTATAATGAACTGCAAAACCAATTCCAAGCACCCGGCGATTTTGCCATGGCTTATGTCATCGCCCATGAAGTCGGACACCATGTCCAGACTTTGCTCGGCATTTCGGACGAAATCATGCCGTTGCGTAACCAGATGAGCGAAACGGAGTTCAATAAATACCTCGTCCGCTTCGAGTTGCAGGCCGACTATCTGGCGGGCGTCTGGGCGCATCACGCACAAGGCTTGGGGTATCTGGAAGAAGGAGATTTGGAAGAAGCATTGACTGCCGCCAGTGCGGTGGGAGACGACACCATCCAGCGACGGGCAAGAGGGTATGTCGTGCCGGACAGTTTCACGCACGGCTCCTCCGAGCAGAGACGAAGCTGGTTCTATAAAGGGTTCCAGGCAGGCAATTTGGAAGAAGGCGATACATTTAAGTCTGCGCTACCTTAATATCATAGTGCCATCGAAAGCCATTCCACGATTGGATGGCTTTTTTCTATGAAAATAGACGGACTAATTTTCTCCCTGCGCAACTATTAACACCGCGTGTCAGTATATTCGCAAAATTCCAACTTGCGGTGTCATTGTGAGTTTGCGGAAGCCATTCTATAGTAAGAACCAGTAAGGTGCACCACTTGAAAAAAGAGGAGGAATTGGATGTTTACAGGACAACAGTATTTGGATAGTTTACGTGATGGACGAGTAGTTTATTTAAATGGTGAGAGAATTGATGATGTCACCACGCATCCTGCTTATCGGAATGCTGCTAAATCTTATGCCCGCATGTATGATTCACTGCATGATCCCGCAAAACAGGAAATTTTGACGACGGTCAATGAGTATGGGGATCGGACGCATAAATTTTTCAAAACCCCCGAGTCGGCGGAGGACCTGCTAGGCGCACGGGATGCCATTGCAGAATGGTCTAAAATGAATTTCGGTTATATGGGGCGCACGCCGGATTATAAAGCATCTTTTCTTGGTCATCTACAAGGCTATGCCGATTATTACGAAGGATTCGAGGATAATGCTAGAGCTTGGTATCGAAAAGCCTCCAAAGAGTTGCCTTTTGTCAACCATACCGTCATTAATCCGCAGATGGACCGTTCCAAGCCCTTACATGAGAATAAAGATGTCTTTGTCCGGGTGGTAAAAGAGCGGGATGACGGAATTGTCGTAAAGGGCGCTAAAATGGTCGGTACAGCAGCAGCTCTGACGAATTATAATTTCGTAGCGAATTATGGCCCGAAGGATCTGGGAGACGGCGATCAAAGCCATGCTTTGATATTCCTGGTGCCAATGAATGCACCGGGCGTTAAAATGATCAGCCGCCAATCGTACGAATTGCAGGCATTGCGGCAAGGATCACCATTCGATTATCCCTTATCGAGCCGTTTTGATGAGAATGATGCAGTCATCGTGTTGGATGAAGTATTTGTCCCTTGGGAAAACGTATTGGCCTATCAAAATATCGAGGTTTCCAATAATTTTGTGGCACATACCCATTTTGTTAACCGATTCAGCTTCCATGGCTGCACACGGCTTGGGGTGAAATTGGATTTCATGACGGGGTTGATCTTAAAAGCGACAGAAGCATCGGGAACTCATCAATTCAGAGGAGTTCAAGCAAACATCGGTGAAATTGTAGCGATGCGTAATATGATCTGGTCCTTGTCGACAGCTATGGCAATGAAACCGGACGTTGGACGCAATGGAGTCCTCGTGCCGAATGGTGAATACGCCAATGCGTACCGTGTGCTGGCTCCTGAAGTGTGGGTGCGGATCAAACATATTTTTGAACAAGTGATCGCAGGAGGCCTGATCCAATTGCCTTCCGGCTCCGCCGATTTTAACAACCCCGAAATTCGTCCGTATCTCGATCAATATTATAAAGGGACCAATACCACAGCTGTGGAACGGGTCAAGCTATTGAAAATGGTGTGGGATGCGATCGGTTCCGAATTTGGCGGCCGCCATGAATTATACGAAGTGAACTACGCCGGGAATCACGAGAATATTCGTTTGGAGGCGCTTTATCACGCGATGGGCGTAGGGAATGCAGATTATTTCAAGGGGTTTGTAGATGAAGCATTAAGTGACTATGACTTATCAGGATGGACCAATTCAACTTGGAAAGAAGCCGTATCTACAACGTGAAAAAGAAGGCGTTTACAAAAAAGGGGTGACCGCCATGGACAGTGGAGCTTTTCGAAATGCGATGGGAAAGTTCGCGACAGGAATTACGGTAATTACGACAGATGTGGATGGCACTTTTCACGGAATGACAGCCAATGGGTTTATGTCGATTTCGTTGGATCCTCAACTTGTAGCGATATCCATTGGGGAAAAAGCACAGACGCTTCAACTTATCCAAAAGAGTCGGAAATTTGGGGTAAGCGTGTTGGATGCTTCTCAAATCGATATCTCCAAGCGCTTTGCGGGACAAACGAAAGGGACGACACCTTTTGAATTTGATGAGTTGCGAGGATTCCCGCTAATCGGACAGGCATTAGTGCAAATCATTTGTGACGTTACGGAAGAGATCCAGGCAGGGGATCACACAATCTTTTTAGGAAAACCTAGCTTTATCCATGCGGAAGATGGAGAACCGCTAATCTTCTATAGTGGAAAATATACTAGTTTACAGGGGGAGCTTGTATGACGAAAAACTATGTGGAAACGACTTTTGATATTGCCCAAATTGCCCATGTGGAAATACTATCGCCGGAAGCGGAAGCATCCGTAAAATTTTTCACTGAAATGCTCGGCCTAGAAGTGGTAGAAGTGATTGGTGATCAAACCTTTTTACGTGCGTATGAAGAAAACTATAAATACTCATTAATCATTACAAAGTCCGAGTATCCTGGACTCGGCCATGTGGCTTGGCGGACAACATCCCCACAAGCGTTGGAACGCCGCGTGAAAGCGATCGAAGCAAGTGGTTACGGCATCGGATGGAAGGAAGAGTCCCCAGGCCATGGCCGTGCCTATGAATTCACAACGCCGGACGGTCATAGAATGGAAGTTTTATGGGAGGTTGAATACTATCATTGCAGAGAAGACAATCGCTCCAACTTATTATCGCGCTTCCAAAAACGGCCTGTCCACGGGGTGCCGGTCCGTCGATTGGATCATATCAACTTAATGTCATCTAACCCGGAGGCGGATACGAAATTCCTTCAAGACGTGCTAGGTTTCAGAGTGCGCGAGAAAATTGTAGACGGTGATTTTGTAGTCGGCACATGGAATAGTGTATCCAATCTCGTGCATGAAATTGCATTTATGGCAGAGCCAACAGGAGCTAAAGGTAAGCTGCATCATGTGTGCTACTGGTATGGCGTTCCACAAAATCTATATGATGCCGCTGATCTTTTGAAAGACTATGGTTACTTTATTGAAATTCCTCCCAATAAGCATGGGATTAGCCAAGCCTTTTGCATGTATGCCTATGAGCCAGGCGGAAATCGGGTGGAGTTGTTCGGAGACGCAGGCTATTTAATATTCGATCCGGACTGGAAAACTCTTGTTTGGGAAATGAAGGACGTCCCGGGTACTGGCGATACATGGATTGGAGCGGTTTTCCCGGATTCGTTCTGGAACTATGGAACGGGAAGCCCATCCGAAGTATTGACAACCGCTGTGCAGGAATAGGAGGTGAAGCATCATGAGAAAAATCAAGTCGGCTATAGTAGGCAGTGGCAATATCGGCACGGATCTGATGATGAAGTTATTGAAGAAGGACAGCTTTTTGGAGTTGGCATTAGTTGTCGGAATTGATCCGGAGTCCGATGGGCTTCTACATGCCAGAAAGAGGGGCATCGCCACATCTTCTGAAGGGATCAATGCCATTTTGGAGCATGGCGATATCCAAATCGTCTTTGACGCAACGAGTGCCCAGGCACATATCGAACATGCGAAGAAGCTGAGGGAAGCTGGAATCATCGCGATTGATCTGACACCTGCGGCTGTCGGTCCATATGTCATTCCAAGCATCAATTTGGAAGAGCATTTGGATGAAATGAATGTCAACATGGTGTCCTGCAGCGGCCAGGCGACGACGCCATTGATTTACGCGGTTAGTCGAGTTGCACCTGTATTATATAGCGAAATCATAGCGACGATTTCAAGCGACTCTGTTGGACCAGGAACACGCCAGAATTTAGATGAATTCACAATTACGACAGCAAATGCCGCGAAGACAGTCGGACAGGCAGCAACAGCGCGTGCGCTGCCTGTCATTAATCCGGCAGAACCGCCAGTCATAATGAACAATACCATTTACGCAGTATTGCAAGATGCGACAGATGAAGAAGAAGTTAAACGATCAATTGAACAAATGGTTGCCCGTGTACAAGAATATGTGCCGGGTTTCCGTTTAAAAGGAAAGCCGTATATCGATTTGCGGGATACGCCGTGGGGCAAGCGCTATACAGTGATTATTATGAATGAAGTGGAAGGGAAAGGGGATTATTTTCCTGCGTACGCTGGAAACTTGGATATTATGACGGCCGCCGCCCAGCGTGTTGGTGAAAAATTGGCCGAGCATCTAGTGAAGGAGGGCGCCAAGCCATGACCGATCTCATCGTGACGGATACAACTTTACGTGACGGTTCACATGCCGTAAGTCATTCGTTCTCCCCTGAATTTGTCAGAGAAGTAACTATGGGGCTTGCGAAGGCGAACGTGCCCATCATTGAAGT from Bacillus sp. OxB-1 encodes:
- the ypfJ gene encoding KPN_02809 family neutral zinc metallopeptidase, translated to MEWKGRRGSSNVEDRRGRGGGMMIGGGLGGIVLVLLVMFLGGDPGELLGNMGGSNGTESQIAYQETEQERELADFVSVVLADTEDVWTSIFEEKGFVYKNPTLVLYTDSVQSACGTAAAAVGPFYCPGDQKLYIDLSFYNELQNQFQAPGDFAMAYVIAHEVGHHVQTLLGISDEIMPLRNQMSETEFNKYLVRFELQADYLAGVWAHHAQGLGYLEEGDLEEALTAASAVGDDTIQRRARGYVVPDSFTHGSSEQRRSWFYKGFQAGNLEEGDTFKSALP
- a CDS encoding flavin reductase family protein → MDSGAFRNAMGKFATGITVITTDVDGTFHGMTANGFMSISLDPQLVAISIGEKAQTLQLIQKSRKFGVSVLDASQIDISKRFAGQTKGTTPFEFDELRGFPLIGQALVQIICDVTEEIQAGDHTIFLGKPSFIHAEDGEPLIFYSGKYTSLQGELV
- a CDS encoding acetaldehyde dehydrogenase (acetylating) is translated as MRKIKSAIVGSGNIGTDLMMKLLKKDSFLELALVVGIDPESDGLLHARKRGIATSSEGINAILEHGDIQIVFDATSAQAHIEHAKKLREAGIIAIDLTPAAVGPYVIPSINLEEHLDEMNVNMVSCSGQATTPLIYAVSRVAPVLYSEIIATISSDSVGPGTRQNLDEFTITTANAAKTVGQAATARALPVINPAEPPVIMNNTIYAVLQDATDEEEVKRSIEQMVARVQEYVPGFRLKGKPYIDLRDTPWGKRYTVIIMNEVEGKGDYFPAYAGNLDIMTAAAQRVGEKLAEHLVKEGAKP
- a CDS encoding catechol 2,3-dioxygenase; the encoded protein is MTKNYVETTFDIAQIAHVEILSPEAEASVKFFTEMLGLEVVEVIGDQTFLRAYEENYKYSLIITKSEYPGLGHVAWRTTSPQALERRVKAIEASGYGIGWKEESPGHGRAYEFTTPDGHRMEVLWEVEYYHCREDNRSNLLSRFQKRPVHGVPVRRLDHINLMSSNPEADTKFLQDVLGFRVREKIVDGDFVVGTWNSVSNLVHEIAFMAEPTGAKGKLHHVCYWYGVPQNLYDAADLLKDYGYFIEIPPNKHGISQAFCMYAYEPGGNRVELFGDAGYLIFDPDWKTLVWEMKDVPGTGDTWIGAVFPDSFWNYGTGSPSEVLTTAVQE
- a CDS encoding 4-hydroxyphenylacetate 3-hydroxylase family protein, whose protein sequence is MFTGQQYLDSLRDGRVVYLNGERIDDVTTHPAYRNAAKSYARMYDSLHDPAKQEILTTVNEYGDRTHKFFKTPESAEDLLGARDAIAEWSKMNFGYMGRTPDYKASFLGHLQGYADYYEGFEDNARAWYRKASKELPFVNHTVINPQMDRSKPLHENKDVFVRVVKERDDGIVVKGAKMVGTAAALTNYNFVANYGPKDLGDGDQSHALIFLVPMNAPGVKMISRQSYELQALRQGSPFDYPLSSRFDENDAVIVLDEVFVPWENVLAYQNIEVSNNFVAHTHFVNRFSFHGCTRLGVKLDFMTGLILKATEASGTHQFRGVQANIGEIVAMRNMIWSLSTAMAMKPDVGRNGVLVPNGEYANAYRVLAPEVWVRIKHIFEQVIAGGLIQLPSGSADFNNPEIRPYLDQYYKGTNTTAVERVKLLKMVWDAIGSEFGGRHELYEVNYAGNHENIRLEALYHAMGVGNADYFKGFVDEALSDYDLSGWTNSTWKEAVSTT